In Streptococcus gallolyticus subsp. gallolyticus DSM 16831, the sequence TCAGCCACAGCTGCCACATCTTTATAATCTTCGGTTGCTGTACAAACACCGAATTCGTCTGTGTCGTCCCAGTTTTTCATAAAGACACCGATAACGTCATAACCTTGCTCTTTCAAAAGGAGAGCCGTTACAGACGAATCAACGCCGCCACTCATACCGACAACAACACGTATTTTTGAATTATCTGACATGATAATCCTCCCATCAAGATATTTTTTCGAACATAGGCTTGAAGGGCCCAGTTTTTCAAAAATCGATTTGAAGGTCGATTTTGAATGCGTGAAACCACGCGAAGACTATTATAACACGAAATTTCATTTATGTAAGTCTTTTACACTTAATTCTAATGCTTTTTCTCATTTATTATCGTTTACCCTTTTGCCTTCCTCTGTTATAATAAGTAAGCATAGATTCTTAAAGGAGTAGATATGAAAAATCTAAAATTCCAATCCGTATTCGACATCATCGGTCCCGTGATGATTGGTCCGTCTAGTAGCCATACGGCTGGGGCTGTTCGTATTGGAAAAATTGTTAACTCTATTTTCGGAGAAATTCCCGATTCCGTAACCTTTCATTTGTACAATTCATTTGCTAAGACTTACCGTGGTCATGGAACTGACAAAGCTCTCGTTGCAGGTATCCTTGGCATGGATACTGACAATCCTGACATCAAAAATTCATTAGAAATCGCTCACCAGAAAGGGGTTCGCATTTATTGGGATATTCTCAAAGATAGTAACGCTCCACATCCAAATACCGCTAAAATTACCGTTGAAAAAGGTGACAAAAGCATGAGTATTACTGGCGTATCAATCGGCGGAGGAAATATTGAGGTAACTGAGTTAAATGGTTTCTCTGTATCGCTAAAAATGAATACCCCAACTTTAATTATTGTTCACCAAGACATTCCTGGAATGATTGCCAAAGTGACAGATATTCTATCTGAACATCATATCAACATCGCCCAAATGAATGTAACTCGTGAACGTGCTGGTGAAAAAGCAATCATGATTATCGAAGTTGACTCTCGTGATTGTCACAAAGCTGTTGAACAGATTCAACAAATTCCACATTTGCACAATGTTAATTTCTTTGATTAGAAAGGAAAAGAATGTTTTATTCTATTAAAGAATTAGTTGAACAAGCCGATAAAGATTTTAACGGTAATATTGCTGAACTAATGATTGCCACCGAAATGGAATTAAGTGGGCGTAGCCGTGATGAAATCATTCACATCATGACGAAAAACCTTCAAGTCATGAAAAATTCTGTTACTGACGGACTAACACCTAGTAAATCAATTAGTGGTCTAACTGGTGGAGACGCCGTCAAAATGGACACCTACCTTAAATCGGGTAAGACTTTGTCAGATACCACTATCTTGACCGCTGTCCGCAATGCCATTGCTGTCAATGAACTGAATGCCAAAATGGGACTTGTTTGTGCTACACCAACAGCTGGCTCTGCTGGTTGTTTACCTGCCGTTCTGACAACTGCTATTGACAAATTAAAACTTTCTGAAGAAGAACAGTTGAACTTTTTATTCACTGCTGGTGCTTTTGGACTCGTTATTGGAAATAATGCTTCAATCTCTGGCGCTGAAGGTGGCTGTCAAGCTGAAGTTGGCTCTGCTTCTGCAATGAGTGCCGCAGCTTTGGTTAAGGCTGCTGGTGGCTCTGCTTTCCAAGCCAGCCAAGCAGTTGCTTTTGTTATCAAAAATATGCTTGGACTTATCTGTGACCCTGTTGCAGGGCTTGTTGAAGTCCCATGTGTTAAACGTAATGCTCTTGGTTCAAGTTTTGCACTTGTGGCTGCTGACATGGCACTTGCTGACATTGAATCTCAAATTCCAGTTGACGAAGTTGTTGATGCGATGTATCAAGTTGGAGCAAGTCTGCCAACTGCCTTTCGTGAAACTGCCGAAGGTGGCTTAGCTGCCACACCAATAGGACGACGATTACAAGCTCAAATTTTTGGAGAATAGTTTGCTAAGCATTTAGTATTTTAATACTATAGTAGCAAAACATTCGATCTTGACAAAATTGTCAATGAAAGTTGACACTATTTTACAGGAGAGTAAATATGAAATCTATCTTATTCGACCTCGACGGAACCTTGGTAAATTCCAGTCCAGGAATCAAAGCAGCATTTAATTACGCTTTTGAAAGATTACAGTTACCTTTACAGAGTGACAAGCAATTGTCAACATTTATCGGTCCACCCTTAGAAGTTACCTTTGCTAATTATTTCACTGAGAAAGCCGATATTGACCATGCAATAAAAACTTTTAGAGAATACTATAACGCTAAAGGTGTTCATCAAGTTTCGCTTTATGCTGGTATTTCCGACCTACTAAAAGAATTGAATGACTTAGGCTACTCTCTCTATGTCACAACAAGTAAACACGAACCAATGGCTAAGCTAATGTTGACCGAGCTTGGTGTCATTTCAAACTTTAAGCAAGTTTATGGTTCAACTCCTGAACATTTTCACAAAGCAGATGTGATTAACGCTTGTCTTACAGAACAAGTAATCCAAGCAGCCGAAGCTGTCATCATCGGTGATACAAAATTTGATATGATTGGTGGTCAGAAAACAGGCGTTAGAAGGCTTGGTATTACTTGGGGCTTTGGTTCTGCTGAAAGTTTACAAGAACACGGCGCTGAAATAATCTGTCATCAACCACAAGACATTAAAAAAGCACTATCATCGCTATAAGATGATTAGTGCTTTCTTTTTTATTTAGCTTAATAACCCCAAGCAGATAAGCCTTGAGCATTATAGGCGTTTATAGCAGCTGTAATCTGATCTTGAACAGTTGCTGTTGACCCCCAACCAGGCATTGTTTGAAATAAACCTGATGCCCCAGAAGCATTTGTCACACTTGGATCACCGTTAGATTCACGTGCAATGATTGCTTCCCAAGTTGATTGAGGAACACCTGTTGCTGCTGCCATTTGCGCTGCAGCTTCTGTACCGACAGTACCAGCAGTGTTTCCATTTGATGCTGTTGTTGCATCAACTACTTCTGAACTTGTTGTTGTCGTATAAGAAGCTGACTCTGTCGCAGTCGTGTCTTCAACAACTGGCTCTTCTGATTCTGTGTAAACTTCTTCTACCTCAGTAACTTCTTCGGTAGCAGGTTCTTCAGACACCTCGCTGACTTCTGCTGAGCTAGACTCAGATGATGTTGTACTTGTTACTGTTTGATTTAAAGTCGATGAAAGACTTGTAGATGTTGATTTAACAACCTCTGCCTCAGCATGTGTTGTAAACGTATCTGAGAATAATTCTATTTTTGGAATAAGGAAAATAATCATAGCCAAGCTCAAAGTTGCTCCGAGCACACTAACGATAATATTTCTTATTTTTCTTTGTTTTGCTTTAGCAATCCTACTATACATAAATATAAACTATATACCTCTCTAGAACTCCTTTTTCTATCATATAATTTAATTGTTACTTGGAGATTGAAAATATGTTAAAAATGTTACAAAAACATTGAAACTTACCCAATTTTCCTGAAAAATACTGTTTTAAAGCCATTTTGAGCAAACAAAAAAGATTTGAGAGTTTCTCTCAAATCTTTTTAACTAATTATCTAAAATCTTAATACCAACCATTTGCATTCCAGAAAGCAAGGGCTGCTGACCATGAACCATAACGGCTTGCAACGTATGCATCTGCAACACGTTCTTGGTTTTCAGCTGATAAGTCACCATTCAAGTAAGAAATCGTTAATTGGTAACGTCCGTAGTATTGACCATTTTGAGCTGTGTAGCTACCACTTGATTCGCGTTGTGCGATTGTTTCTTTAGCAGCTGCATCTGATGAGCTCAAGTTTGATGAATAAGTTGTGCTTGTAGTAGTTGTATCTGTACTTGCAGCTGTAGATGTTGCTGATGATGAATCATCAGTAGTAGCTGCTGAAGTTGTAGTTTCTGTTGTTGAAGCTGTTGAATCCAATTCTAAGACTTGACCAACAGTAATGAAGTCAACGTTAGAGATACTATTTAATGATGCCAATTGTTCAACTGTAGTATTGTAAGTTGAGGCAATTTCAGAAAGAGTATCACCTGATTTAACTGTGTAAGAATCTGCATTAGCGACTGCTGGGGCGATCAGTGCTGCTGCAAAAGCTGCGCTAGCAACTCCTAACTTAATAGTTTTCGATTTACTTTTTAAAGTATTTTTTTGCATTATATGCTCCTTTTTACAAATTAGTATAGGATATATAATACAGGGTTAATGTTACCTGAGCTTTAGTCTTTTATTAAAATTATTACAATTAGATTGTGTTAACATAAAGAAAACGCCTACAAATAGGGCGCTTTAGCTTTTCTTAAGCCAAAATAGCAAAATTCCTAAAATAACTAACACTATTAAAGCCAAAGTATCTTTTAGGTGCCATTGCAAAATTCGGTATTTAGTTCGTCCATCTCCGCCTTGGTAACCACGTGCTTCCATGGCAAGAGCAAGAGCATCTGCTCGTTTAAAACTCGATGCAAAAAGCGGAATAAGGATTGGAATGATTGATTTTACCTTTTGAATCAGATTTCCTTCTCCAAAATCCACACCACGCGCTCGCTGTGCCTTCATAATACGTGTCGTGTCATCCATCAAGGTAGGAACAAATCGTAGGCTTAGTGAGAGCATTAAGCCTATTTCGTGTGCAGGCACCTTAAAACGAACAAAAGGCTTTAGAAGTGATTCTACAGCGTCTGCAAGGCTCAACGGTGTTGTTGTCAAAGTCAGCAAGGTTGAAAAGAAGATGATTAATACAAAACGCATAAAAATCAAAACTGCTTGGCTAAAACCGTAGCTTGTTATTTTAAGAAAACCAAATTGAAAATAGGTTTGACCACCTTGTGTAAAAAACATTTGAAACAAAGTTGTGAATAAAATAATACCAATCATTGGCTGAACACCTTTTAAGAAAAAGCTCAACTTAATCTTTGATAGCAAAACAACTATCAAGGTGAATGCAACCATAATAATGTTTGTCACCACATTATTAGCCCAGAAAACAATAACAATGTACAAAATCATTGCTAAAAGTTTGCTACGTGGATCTAAACGATGAATCAAAGAATTTCCTGGAACATAACGTCCGAGTATTAATTTATCCATGTTTCACCACCTCTGCAAATTCTTCTATAGTAATTGGTAAACTTTCTAGCTGTAAACCACGTTTTACAAGCTGCTGAGCAAACTTGGTGATTTTTGGCACACCAAGCTGTTTGCTTTCAAGAAAATCAACATCCTGAAAAACTTCTTTAGGGTAACCAGAACGAACTAATTTTCCACCTTCAAGGACATTGACATAATCCGCATAATTAGCCACATCGTCCATCAAGTGGGTTACTAAAACGATTGTCATACCATTTTGATGTAATTTTTTAAATAAGTCCATAAGCTCACGACGTCCTTTAGGGTCTAAGCCTGCTGTCGGCTCATCTAAGACTAGCACCTCTGGTTCCATAGCCAAAATACCAGCAATCGCAACACGGCGCATTTGACCACCTGACAATTCAAATGGATTTTTTTCAAAAAATTCCTCACTAATACCAACCATAGCTAGTTTTTCACGCGCTAATTGTTCAGCTTCTTCTATGGAAACACCAAAATTTTGTGGACCAAAAGCGACATCTTTAAGAACTGTCTCCTCAAAAAGTTGGCTTTCAGGAAATTGAAAAACAAGTCCTACTTTTTTACGCACAGGTTTGATGTCTTTATTTTTAGAGTCAGCTGTAATTTTTATATCATCTACGATAACGGCGCCCTCCGTAGGCACATTAAGCCCGTTTAACAGCTGCATAATCGTTGACTTACCTGAGCCAGTATGTCCGATAAAAGCGGTATAAGAGCCCTCTTTGATACTAAGATTAATGTCAAAAAGGGCACGCCCTTCAAAAGGTGTCCCCGCTTGATAAGTATAATTTACGCTTTCAAGAGTAATTCCCATAACTGATCTTCTAATTCCTTTTCCGTAAGATAATTCTCTGTAAATTCAAACCCTTTATTTTTTAAAGTAGAGATAAGATTGGCTGAAAAAGGAATATCTAGTCCTAACGTCAATAATTCTTCTCCTCTAGCAAAGAGTTCTCGCGGTGTTGAGCTTGACTCAACTTTTCCTCTTTTCATGACTAACACACGGTCACTCAATGCAACTTCATCTAAGTCATGAGTGATAGAAATAACCGTCATATTATACTGATCACGAATCTCTTTTATCGTCTGAATCAATTCTAAACGTCCCTCTGGGTCTAACATACTTGTTGCTTCGTCCAAAATAATAATATTGGGACGCATAGCAATTGCTCCAGCAATCGCAACACGTTGTTTTTGTCCGCCAGAAAAACGTGACGGCTCACGGTCAGCAAAGTCAGACATTCCAACTAATTGAAGTGCCTCTTTAACACGTGACTGCATTTCCTCAAGAGGAATCCCTTTATTTTCAAGTCCAAAAGCGACATCGTCCTCAACGGTTGCTCCAACAAATTGATTATCTGGATTTTGAAAAACCATTCCAATCTTCTGACGAATGTTCCACACATTTTCTTCCGTTAAAAGCTCGTTTTCAACAAAAATATCGCCTGATTCAGCGGCCAACAGCCCATCAATCAAACGAACTGTTGTTGATTTTCCTGAACCATTGTGCCCAATAATAGACAACCATTCACCTTGTTTCACGTGAAACGATAAGTCATCCAAGGTGTAATTGTCCTGATTATCATCATATTTAAATTTTAAATGTTTAACGTCAATGCTATTCAATGTCATTTAAATGTATCCTTAAAAAGGAATCCTGCTCCCTTGAAGTAATCATATCCTGAATAAATGGTAAAAATCAATGCCACATAAAGTAAAAGTGTGCCAATGATTGAAAAATGGCATAGTAAGAAAATAATTGAAAACATTTGTGTAAATGTTTTGATTTTTCCAGGCATAGCAGCTGCTAAGACTGTTCCACCATTTTCAACAAGTAAAAGACGAAGTCCTGTAACGGCTAATTCACGACAAATAATGATAGCAGCAATCCAAGCAGGAACCATTTTTAATTCAACAAGCATAATAAATGCTGTCATTACCAACATTTTATCGGCTAATGGGTCAGCGAATTTACCAAAGTTAGTAACAACTTGCCATTTTCTTGCAAGATAACCATCTAAATAGTCTGTAATGCTTGCCAATGCAAAAACAATTGCAGCAACAACATGCCCTGTCGAACTCTTCCAGAAACAAAGGATAAGAATGAAGAGCGGAATCATCACGATACGTCCTAATGTTAATAAATTAGGAATGTTTTCTTTTTTTGTAAAATCGATTTTCATTTTTCTACCTTACTGAATATTAATTGTAATATAACTTAGCGTTGTACTTGTTAATGCAGAAGTGTCAACTTCTTGTCCATCAATGGTTACTGTCACACCTTCAGTAACTCCCAAAGTAATCAAAGAACTTGTTGTTCCAGAAGGAAGAACTGCAGTATAACTTGTTGTTCCAGTTGACGAAAGAAGAGTACCAGAATCATTAGATTCTGAATTTGTCACAGACACCCAACTACTGTCTGCACCAGATAAACTAATTTCAACAGTTAAACTATCTGTCACATTTGACAAGTTTACTGTCAAGCTATTGCCGCTTCCCTCAGTGGACATTTTCAAAGAAGTATCTTCCTCAGAAGATGATGACTCACTTGTTGAAGAAGAACTTTCTGATGATGTTGAGTCTGTCGTTGTTGAACTACTGCTATGGACAACGGAGTAGCTTGTACTTGCGTTATTGCTATCACTTTGCAATTGATTCCAAGTCACGAAAGAAACAAAAGCTAAAATTCCCAAGGCTACCAAGCAAAGCATCACAATCGGAAGGTAAGAATTTGTTTTTTCTTTTCCTTTGTAACGGCTTGAGCGTGAGCCAATAATAAAGCTATCATCGCTAGCTGATTTTGCAATGCTAATTGTTTCATCTTGCGGCGTTTTCACAATACTCTCAGTATTAGTAGTGGTAGATTCTACTACGTGCTCTTCTTGCTCCTCATCTGATGAATCAACTTCTTGTTCATGATATTTTTCCAACAAATCAGCGGTGTCAAGCTCAACAGCTTCGCTATATTGTTGTAAGTAAGTTTCAATCTTATCTTTAGGGATTAATTTAAATTGTTCAAGCTCCAAAGCCAAAAGATGTGGCGAAGGAATCGCTGTTTTTTCTTCGACTTCTTCTAATGTCAGGTGTTTTGCCACCCGAGCTTCTCTTAAAATCTCACCAATCGTTTGTTCTCTCATACGGGTTTCCTTTAATAAAATGTAATCAGGTCTATTATAGCAAATTTTAGAAAGTATTTCGATTTATTTTGGCAGGATTGTGAATTCTGTTGCATCAGCATGTGCTAAAAAATCATTACCGATTTTCAAGACTTCTGCAAAATCCAACGTTGCTAATATTTTTGGAACATCTAAGTAAGTTTCATCTTTTGATAAATGATTAATAAATTGCGCTGATAAGTTATCAATAGAATCTAGGCTTTTGAAGAAATCGCCATACAATTCCTTTTTGACAATTTTAAAGTGTTCTTCTGATAAATCGTCCAAATCGCTTGATTGAGATACTTTATTCAAATATTGACGGATATTATTTGCCATCGCAATTGGTTCCAAAGTATCTAAAGAAATAATCAAAAACTGAAAATCTGGACAAACTTCAATTTCAAAATCAAAAGAGTCATCAATCTGTCCACTTTCATAAAGCTGCTGATAACGTTTTGATGTCCAGCCAAGCAACATGGTAAAGAATAATCGCAACGCCAATTCTTGACGTAAAATTGAAGTTTCCTTTGGCAACTGTGCTCCTCTATAACCAATTGCCAATTTAGGTTGAGTGACATCCATTTGAATATTCTTTTTCGGCACTACCTGCTCATACACCAAACCTTGTCGTTTAACAACGTGTTTTTTACTTGCCTTTTCTTTTTGCTCTTTTTCGATTTGATTAAATAGCAAGTCCTTATCGAAATTTCCAACAAGCAGCAATGTCATTTCCTGTGGGGAGTAGAAAATATTGTGATTCTCTTTTAAATCTGCCACCGAAATATTTTCAATACTTTCTTGCGTGCCAGCAATATCTTGAGCAAGGGCAGTGTTAGGATATAAATTTTCAAGAATTCCTTGATAAAGACGGTAGTCTGCATCATCTTGATACATGTCAATTTCTTGACCAATAATATCTTTTTCACGCGTAATAGAGGCTTCTGTAAAGGAGGTTTCTGATATAAACTGCTGAAGAAGTGTCACATTTTCTTCTAGGTTGTCAACCGCAGAAAAATAGTAGCAAGTCTTGTCAAACGTTGTAAAGGCATTACTATTTGCTCCCGCATTAGTAAATAGCTCCGCAACATCCTGACCATCTTCCAATTCAAACAATTTGTGCTCTAAAAAATGAGCAATCCCCTCGTTGTATTCTTTGGACTGTCCATCATGTGTAAACTTCGTGTCAAGAGAGCCAAAATTTACAATCATCATTCCACAGCTTTCTTGAAAATCTTGTTTTGGAATCAGAAAAACTTTCAATCCATTTTCTAACTCAGCCGAGTAAATTTTTTCATTTATTTCTGAAAAAATTTGCTCTTTTAATTCTGTCATTTATTTTCCCTCCAAAAAATAAAGCGCCTGTAATTTTACTTTTCTTGTAAGTTTTAAAACATCTTCTTTACTAACGTTGTCAATTTTGTCAATTATCTTATCAACACTAAAATTACCTGTAAGATACTGATGATTGTAGTCACGTTCAATGATTACTCTTGGAGAATCACAAGACAATTTTAAATTGACTTTCAGCATTTTTTTCGTTTGTTTTAAAAGTGATTCAGAGAAGCGCCCCATCTTAATATCCGAAAATTGCTTATTGATTAATTGAAGTGTTTTATTTCGGTTTTTCTTGTCAATTCCAGCGTAAACATTCAGTAAACCTGTGTAAATATCGAATTGACTTCCTATGGTATATGCCAAACCTTCTTTCTCACGTAATTCTGTAAACAGACGAGAATGAGCAAAACCTCCAAACAGCCCATTAAAGACTAGTAGTGTAAAGTATTCTTCATCTTGATAACGTATTGGAAAATGATAGCCTAGCTGTAAAACTGATTGATTAACGTCTTTAGTTTCAAATTGTTGTCTGATAACATTTGTAAATTCTTGTTGGTAGTCAAATACTAAATCTTTATGACGTTCTTCAAACGGAAAACGATTAAACAACTGTAGCATACGATAATCATCAAATTCACCTAATAAAAAGATGTCCAAACGGTCTTCACGCAACATTTTCTGAAATTCCTGAAAAGCCGTGTAAGAATTTTCAGCGGCTACTAATTCGGCTGTTCCATATTTTGAAGTTTGAAAAGCAGAATCTTCATAAAAAAGTTTCTTAAGCCCCAACTCACTGCTATAAAAACTATCGTCTTTATCAGCGTTCAAATAATTAATCAAATTGGTCTGCTCGATATTAAAAAGTTTAGACTGATATTGCTCAACCGTCACAAGTGGAGAAAATAAATTTTGGTAAAGAAAATCAATCATTTCTTCCAACAGATTTTCATCTGTCATTACAAATTGATTTTTTATAAAAGCCAACTCAATGTCAACGATATGGACTAGTCCCTTGGTTGACACTTTGGTTGACAACGTTGCACCATAAAGACTAGCTAAACGCTCTCTAAAACGCTGAGCTGTTGGATATTCCGCATTGGCTGTCGCTAAAATTTGCGCGACTAAAACACGTCGTGCAACCGTTTTTTGACTAAAGTCACCAGAAAAGCGAAAAGCTAGGTGATTCATTTTAAATTTTTCACTTTTGATAAGATGTAATTCAACACCCTCAACTAATTTCATTGCAAATTCCTTACTAAAAAACACATTATTAGCTAAAATTATACCACGTTTATGTTATAATTACTTGAATTATTATTCTGATTTTTCATAGATTGCTTTACACCTCTTAATCCTTGATAATAAAGTGTTTTTTTAAAAACAAGTTTACACCGATTTTTTTACATTTCTTTCAAAAGTCCACAAAAGGGGGAGTAAATTTTTATGCCCCAAATTTCAAAAAATTATATAAAGTTTACAAAATGGTTGAAAGTGATTGACACCAGACACTAAAAACGTTATTAATTCAATATCTTTACTTTACTGTAATGCATAGTTTACAGTAACTAGGGGGAGTAAAAACGATGCTGAAAACCGTTGGGGGACAATGGAAAGCAAAAACACAACGAAAAAAAGGGGAGTAAAAAAGTAAGTTTACAACATTTAACGAGTTCAGCAGGCAAGAAACTGGCACCCAAAAGGTGCTTTTTTAGTTTGGCTATGGTATAATATAGTTGTTCTTGATAAACTTTTGATAACTTTTTTAGATACTGATAAACTAAATTCGTTCATGTATCACACTTTCTGATTTTGGAGCTTTGCAACTAGCAAGGCTCTTTCTCTTGAAAAATTTATATTCTGTGTTAGAATATAAAAGTGGATAGTTAAAAGACTCAATCTTTTTACTTGTGATGTTAACCGCTCATTTTATGGGTGGTTTTCACTTCTCCACTTTTTGAGTTTTATTTGTCACTGGTACCGTCCAAAAAGGGCGATACCTTTCTTTTGCTCCTAAGTACGTTCTACAGGCACTAAATCAAACTTAAATACTGGTCTGGTATAATTTACCCTCGGAAAGTCTTAATGGTTGCTGTAGGCTATTAAGAACGTTGTCTATGAGGTTTAGAATTGATTGACAGGGCTTTTCTTACATTGAGTTTATAAAATATTCGCTTTCGGACTGTGGTTTATCCATGGTCTTTTTCGATACCTAAAAAGCGCCCCAATAAATGGAGCGCCTGCGGTCGTTCAGAAGTCTGAAAATGAGTTTTATGTTATGTAAAGGGTCGACCGCATGCAAGCAAGGGAGCAAACAAAATATGACACTTTTTATATTGCAAAAGAAGCCCTGCTTGCTCTTTCATTCTACTACTTCCACTACAAAATGACAATACCTAAAAACGGAGCTAATTATATCGTTAGCTACCTAACAAATAGCATAACAACAAAACTCAATGCAAGTGATGACACCCCTTAAAAATCTGAAAAATTGGTCTGCGATACAAGAGAACACCTTGTGGTGGCTCTCCTTGCCACGAGATAGGGGCGGGGGTTAATTTAAACACTCGGACAAATTAAATTTATACCTCAATCACTTAGAACGTCATATAGGGCATTTTAAGGGCTAATAATAACGTGCTAGAAAAATCAAAAAGGGAAAATCGCACACGGAAGAGGGCGGCGTTGTAGAATCCGAACAATAACACGCCCCGTAAAAAATCGTGTGGGTATTCCGAATAAAAAAGAAGCTATCAAAATAGCTCCCCTTAAACGTTAAGAAATTTTAATAATATTGACTGCTTGAAGTCCGCGTTTTCCTTGTTCAACGTCAAACTGAACTTTCTGACCGTCCTCTAAAGATTTAAAACCATTAGATTTAATTTCAGAAAAGTGTGCGAACACATCAGTCCCATTTTCTTGAGAGATAAAGCCAAAACCTTTATCCGTATTAAACCATTTTACTGTACCTTGTACCATTGAGTTACCTCTTTTTTATATAAATTTGTAAAAATATTCAAGAGGAAAAACAAAAGATACCACTTATTACTTAAACTCCAAATCTTATTTACACTCGTTACTCTAACAGTAAAGTCACTATAAGTCAAGACTAAACTCTCATTTACCAAATTATAGAGAACCATTGAGTGATATATTTTAAATCTGCTTAGCTAATTCTTGAAGTGCTTTTCGTTTTAATCGGAACAAAGTTCTGTCAGCTACTTCGAAGAAGTCTTGAATTTCATAAAAATTTTTGTCGCTACAAAAGAACATCTTTAAAACCGCTCTTTGTTCTGGGTTTTCCAATTTGTCATCTATCAAACTAACAAGAGCTTCGCGTTCAGTCATTAAATCATCAATACGTTTTAAAAGTTTTTCTTTACGCTCCATTTTAGTAACATAAACATCTCCAATATCTTTGGTTCGGCTTTCTGTCACTTTAGTATTTGTAAAAGAACTTTTCCTAAATAGCCCCTCTTCCAAGTATTGAATTTCATAATGAATAACTTGAATTTCCTTATCTAATTTTTTAATATTTTTTAGCTTTTTATCCAATTCTTTATAATCCATAAAAAAAACCACATTTCTTGCAATTCACTAGTTATATTATATCACTAATTAGTAATATAATCATGGTTAGATTGTATAACAGAAGACGGTTTTATATGAGCTGTATTTGTCATAGTCATAATTAAGGACTGTAGGTTAAAAACTATCAGTCCTTTTTCGTTATCCTCTTAGTTGCTGAACAACTTTTTCAACAAAATCAACGTCATGAATGTCAATACCGCCAACAGTGTGTGTAGGATTTTCAAAGTAGGGTGACTCACTTTCTAAAATATCTTGTTTATAATTTTCCCAAAACTCTATTAGTTCTTTACG encodes:
- a CDS encoding DUF1492 domain-containing protein yields the protein MDYKELDKKLKNIKKLDKEIQVIHYEIQYLEEGLFRKSSFTNTKVTESRTKDIGDVYVTKMERKEKLLKRIDDLMTEREALVSLIDDKLENPEQRAVLKMFFCSDKNFYEIQDFFEVADRTLFRLKRKALQELAKQI
- the yfmF gene encoding EF-P 5-aminopentanol modification-associated protein YfmF, producing the protein MKLVEGVELHLIKSEKFKMNHLAFRFSGDFSQKTVARRVLVAQILATANAEYPTAQRFRERLASLYGATLSTKVSTKGLVHIVDIELAFIKNQFVMTDENLLEEMIDFLYQNLFSPLVTVEQYQSKLFNIEQTNLINYLNADKDDSFYSSELGLKKLFYEDSAFQTSKYGTAELVAAENSYTAFQEFQKMLREDRLDIFLLGEFDDYRMLQLFNRFPFEERHKDLVFDYQQEFTNVIRQQFETKDVNQSVLQLGYHFPIRYQDEEYFTLLVFNGLFGGFAHSRLFTELREKEGLAYTIGSQFDIYTGLLNVYAGIDKKNRNKTLQLINKQFSDIKMGRFSESLLKQTKKMLKVNLKLSCDSPRVIIERDYNHQYLTGNFSVDKIIDKIDNVSKEDVLKLTRKVKLQALYFLEGK
- a CDS encoding energy-coupling factor ABC transporter ATP-binding protein, which translates into the protein MTLNSIDVKHLKFKYDDNQDNYTLDDLSFHVKQGEWLSIIGHNGSGKSTTVRLIDGLLAAESGDIFVENELLTEENVWNIRQKIGMVFQNPDNQFVGATVEDDVAFGLENKGIPLEEMQSRVKEALQLVGMSDFADREPSRFSGGQKQRVAIAGAIAMRPNIIILDEATSMLDPEGRLELIQTIKEIRDQYNMTVISITHDLDEVALSDRVLVMKRGKVESSSTPRELFARGEELLTLGLDIPFSANLISTLKNKGFEFTENYLTEKELEDQLWELLLKA
- a CDS encoding helix-turn-helix domain-containing protein; translation: MREQTIGEILREARVAKHLTLEEVEEKTAIPSPHLLALELEQFKLIPKDKIETYLQQYSEAVELDTADLLEKYHEQEVDSSDEEQEEHVVESTTTNTESIVKTPQDETISIAKSASDDSFIIGSRSSRYKGKEKTNSYLPIVMLCLVALGILAFVSFVTWNQLQSDSNNASTSYSVVHSSSSTTTDSTSSESSSSTSESSSSEEDTSLKMSTEGSGNSLTVNLSNVTDSLTVEISLSGADSSWVSVTNSESNDSGTLLSSTGTTSYTAVLPSGTTSSLITLGVTEGVTVTIDGQEVDTSALTSTTLSYITINIQ
- a CDS encoding cold-shock protein → MVQGTVKWFNTDKGFGFISQENGTDVFAHFSEIKSNGFKSLEDGQKVQFDVEQGKRGLQAVNIIKIS
- the yfmH gene encoding EF-P 5-aminopentanol modification-associated protein YfmH — protein: MTELKEQIFSEINEKIYSAELENGLKVFLIPKQDFQESCGMMIVNFGSLDTKFTHDGQSKEYNEGIAHFLEHKLFELEDGQDVAELFTNAGANSNAFTTFDKTCYYFSAVDNLEENVTLLQQFISETSFTEASITREKDIIGQEIDMYQDDADYRLYQGILENLYPNTALAQDIAGTQESIENISVADLKENHNIFYSPQEMTLLLVGNFDKDLLFNQIEKEQKEKASKKHVVKRQGLVYEQVVPKKNIQMDVTQPKLAIGYRGAQLPKETSILRQELALRLFFTMLLGWTSKRYQQLYESGQIDDSFDFEIEVCPDFQFLIISLDTLEPIAMANNIRQYLNKVSQSSDLDDLSEEHFKIVKKELYGDFFKSLDSIDNLSAQFINHLSKDETYLDVPKILATLDFAEVLKIGNDFLAHADATEFTILPK
- the pgsA gene encoding CDP-diacylglycerol--glycerol-3-phosphate 3-phosphatidyltransferase, with the protein product MKIDFTKKENIPNLLTLGRIVMIPLFILILCFWKSSTGHVVAAIVFALASITDYLDGYLARKWQVVTNFGKFADPLADKMLVMTAFIMLVELKMVPAWIAAIIICRELAVTGLRLLLVENGGTVLAAAMPGKIKTFTQMFSIIFLLCHFSIIGTLLLYVALIFTIYSGYDYFKGAGFLFKDTFK